CCCACTATGAGATCACCAGGGAGTTTGATCGGGTCGATTTTTTCGAAACGGAGGAGTTCAAGAACATCCTTCAGGAAGTGCGTCATAACATACAGGGCGGACGGTTGATCGCATTAACCGGCATCGTGGGGTGTGGAAAAACACGCATACTCAGCCAGCTGCATGAGACCCTGAAAAAAGAGAAGAATGTGGTCGTGTGCCAGTCACTGTCTGTTGAGAAAAACCGCTTGACCTTGGGAACCCTGATTACAGCTCTGTTCTGTGACTTACGCCGGACGAAAACTGAGAAGCTACCTTCGCAGCCGGAACAGCGGGAAAGGCATCTCAGGGACATGGTAAAAAACAAGAAGAAACCCGTTGTTTTGTTCGTTGATGAAGCCCATGACCTGCATGGCAAAACACTAGTGGCATTGAAACGACTGATTGAAGTCATGCAGGGAGGCGGTGGTGTTTTATCCATTGTTCTTGCCGGTCATCCCAAACTGTCGAACGACCTGAAACGTCCCACAATGGAAGAAATAGGAGCCAGAGCAACAACCTTTATTCTTGACGGTATCCAGAAGCAGAAGAAAGAGTACATCGACTATTTGTTCAAACAGTGCCTGAAGCCAAAAGTAAAAATGGAGTCGATTATAAAGCCCGATGCTATCGACTTCCTTGCCAGTCAGCTGTCAACACCTTTGCAGATTCACCAGTATCTCAACTTGGCTCTGACTGAAGGCTACCGTGCAGGTATCAAGCCTGTGACTGAAGACCTGGTGAAATCGGTTCTGGCTTTTGATTTGAACGGCAGAGAAGCACAATTGATCAGGCAGGGTTATGACCCTCGTACTCTGGCAGAAGCTCTGGATATCAAGGTTAAGGAAGCCCGTAGCTTCATCAAAGGTGATCTGAATGGCTCTCGCCGAGATGAGATCATGGACGGCATCAAGACTCTTGGAATAGTTCTGTAAGACCAGTAGACAGTTGTAGCGTTTGCTACACAAGGGCTAACGCTTATTTTCAATGATTGTGAGCAGAACCGGCTGTTTTCGGCTTGTTTTCAATGATTGTGGTTTCATTTTCAATGAATGTGAGCACAGCCGGAATCTTATTTTCAATGATTGTGAGCAGGAAACGCCCTCTGTTTTCAAGCAGAGCCGTTTTTGTTTTCAGTTCGCTACATTTACCCATTTCTGGGGAACCTCCCGAAAAGGAAACACTGTCGTGTTCCAGAAAACGGCAAAAGGGCGAATAGCCAAAACCCTGAAATCATTCAACGAATACTGCCGGAAATTTCGGCACGAAACACTGAGTGAGCAATATGCAAGATTGAACCGAAAACTTCGGGGGCATTACGCATATTTCGGGATAACCGGTAACGCCAAAGCTTTAGATTTAGTCCATCATCAAGTGCAGAAAATCTGGCACAAATGGCTCAGTAGGCGTTCGCAAAAGAGCCATATCACATGGGAGAAATTCAATCTGCTCTTGGATCGTTTCCCCCTGACACCGCCTAAAATCCATCATCGGTATTCTTACAGCCGTCGGCTAGTGAACCAGTAACTATGAGGAACCGGATGCCTTAATTGGGCTCATCCGGCTCTGGTGTGTCACGAGAGCAGAGTCGGTCTGCTCGTAACTGCAATTGAGATGGAGGAGGGCCCTCCGGTGGCGGCTTCTGGAAGCGACCACCAAACCACTGTGAGCTGCGCTGATTAAGAGTCAGGGTGGTGAGCGTCACAG
Above is a genomic segment from Endozoicomonas euniceicola containing:
- a CDS encoding ExeA family protein — translated: MLSEVMSHYEITREFDRVDFFETEEFKNILQEVRHNIQGGRLIALTGIVGCGKTRILSQLHETLKKEKNVVVCQSLSVEKNRLTLGTLITALFCDLRRTKTEKLPSQPEQRERHLRDMVKNKKKPVVLFVDEAHDLHGKTLVALKRLIEVMQGGGGVLSIVLAGHPKLSNDLKRPTMEEIGARATTFILDGIQKQKKEYIDYLFKQCLKPKVKMESIIKPDAIDFLASQLSTPLQIHQYLNLALTEGYRAGIKPVTEDLVKSVLAFDLNGREAQLIRQGYDPRTLAEALDIKVKEARSFIKGDLNGSRRDEIMDGIKTLGIVL